Proteins co-encoded in one Pseudomonas fluorescens genomic window:
- the uca gene encoding urea carboxylase produces MFEKVLIANRGAIACRILRTLRELHVEGVAVYSEADAASLHILQADEAHSLGEGAAAGTYLAVEKILAIAKASGATAIHPGYGFLSENAAFAEACANHGIAFIGPTPEQLRVFGLKHTARALAKQHGVPMLEGTELLDSLDAALIAGAQVGYPVMLKSTAGGGGIGMRVCRNASELSESFEAVKRLGQNNFSDAGVFIEKYIQRARHLEVQVFGDGHGEVIALGVRDCSVQRRNQKVLEETPAPNLPEGMADELCAAAIKLAKAVNYRSAGTVEFVFDSDAQRFYFLEVNTRLQVEHGVTEQVWDVDLVRWMIELAAGDLPPLAELFAGLQPQGHAIQARLYAEDPGRDFQPSPGLLTAVDFPVADGRHLRIDTWVEAGCEIPPYFDPMIAKLICWAPTREQARADLHQALGDSLLYGVETNRDYLRQILLDTPFASGQPWTRCLEGLVYRANTFEVLSAGTQTSVQDYPGRLGYWAVGVPPSGPMDSRALRLGNRLLGNAEGAAALEITMNGPLLRFNCDAVVAVTGAPIALTLDGQPQAMNTALLIPAGSQLHLGNLPGAGARSYLCLRGGVQVPDYLGSKSTFTLGQFGGHGGRALRAGDVLHLAALTERSAGQTLAPHHVSELPAVRRIRVIYGPHGAPEYFTENYIGTFFATQWEVHFNSSRTGVRLIGPKPEWVRADGGEAGLHPSNIHDNPYAIGAVDFTGDMPVILGPDGPSLGGFVCPVTVIEADLWQLGQLKAGDKVQFVPVDLKTARDLARKWDACGSWLASDEARPDTAPTSSQALVSPVVLDLGQGDVRLVGRLSGDTHLLLEIGAPELDLVLRFRAHALMQALQAKALHGVIDLTPGIRSLQVHYQPEQLPLADLLGIVAGEWNAVCSATDLQVPSRIVHLPLSWDDPACQLAIEKYMTTVRKDAPWCPSNLEFIRRINDLPNLDEVQRTVFDASYLVMGLGDVYLGAPVATPLDPRHRLVTTKYNPARTWTAENSVGIGGAYMCIYGMEGPGGYQFVGRTLQMWNRYREVAAFDGKPWLLRFFDQIRFYPVSADELLRIRRDFPLGRFDLNIEHSQLNLADYQAFLQREAESISAFRAQQQGAFQAERERWIASGQAHFDSEEAVPDSSEDTPLTRGQQSIDSHIAGNLWQVQVEVGSRVAAGDVLVILESMKMEIPVLAPMAGVVQDIRVQPGSAVRAGQRVVVLELD; encoded by the coding sequence ATGTTCGAAAAAGTCCTGATCGCCAACCGTGGCGCGATTGCCTGCCGCATTCTGCGCACCTTGCGTGAACTGCACGTCGAAGGTGTCGCGGTGTATTCCGAAGCCGATGCCGCCAGCCTGCACATCCTGCAAGCGGACGAAGCCCACAGCCTCGGTGAAGGCGCCGCTGCCGGTACTTATCTGGCCGTCGAAAAAATCCTTGCCATCGCCAAAGCCAGCGGCGCCACCGCGATCCACCCCGGCTACGGCTTCCTCTCGGAAAACGCCGCATTCGCCGAAGCCTGCGCAAACCATGGCATTGCCTTCATCGGCCCGACACCGGAACAACTGCGGGTGTTCGGCCTCAAGCACACCGCCCGCGCCCTGGCCAAACAGCACGGCGTGCCGATGCTCGAAGGCACCGAACTGCTCGACAGCCTCGATGCCGCGCTGATTGCCGGCGCGCAGGTCGGTTATCCGGTGATGCTCAAAAGCACCGCCGGTGGCGGTGGCATCGGTATGCGCGTGTGTCGTAACGCCAGCGAGTTGAGCGAATCGTTCGAAGCGGTGAAGCGTCTCGGCCAGAACAATTTCAGCGACGCTGGCGTGTTCATCGAGAAGTACATCCAGCGTGCACGGCATCTGGAAGTACAAGTGTTCGGCGATGGCCATGGCGAAGTGATCGCCCTCGGTGTGCGCGACTGCTCGGTGCAGCGGCGCAATCAGAAAGTCCTCGAGGAAACCCCGGCACCGAACCTGCCCGAAGGCATGGCGGATGAGCTGTGTGCGGCGGCGATCAAACTGGCCAAAGCGGTGAATTATCGCAGCGCCGGCACCGTCGAATTCGTCTTCGACAGCGATGCGCAGCGCTTCTATTTTCTGGAAGTGAACACCCGGTTGCAGGTCGAACACGGCGTTACCGAACAGGTGTGGGATGTCGATCTGGTGCGCTGGATGATCGAGTTGGCGGCCGGTGACTTGCCGCCGCTGGCCGAGTTGTTTGCAGGCCTGCAACCGCAGGGCCATGCGATTCAGGCGCGGCTGTATGCCGAGGATCCGGGCCGCGATTTCCAGCCCAGCCCCGGCTTGCTGACGGCGGTCGATTTCCCCGTCGCCGATGGCCGGCATCTGCGCATCGACACCTGGGTCGAGGCCGGTTGTGAGATCCCGCCCTACTTCGATCCGATGATCGCCAAGCTCATCTGCTGGGCGCCGACCCGCGAACAGGCGCGTGCCGATCTGCATCAGGCCCTGGGCGACAGCCTGCTGTACGGCGTGGAAACCAACCGCGATTACCTGCGGCAGATTCTGCTCGATACACCGTTCGCCAGCGGCCAGCCCTGGACCCGTTGCCTGGAAGGCCTGGTGTACCGGGCCAACACGTTTGAAGTACTGAGCGCCGGCACCCAGACCAGCGTTCAGGACTACCCCGGCCGCCTCGGCTACTGGGCGGTCGGCGTGCCACCCTCGGGGCCGATGGACAGCCGCGCGTTGCGTCTGGGCAATCGTCTGCTGGGCAATGCCGAAGGCGCGGCGGCACTGGAAATCACCATGAACGGGCCGCTGCTGCGCTTTAATTGCGACGCGGTGGTGGCGGTGACCGGCGCACCGATTGCCCTGACACTCGACGGCCAGCCGCAGGCGATGAACACCGCCCTGCTGATCCCGGCGGGCAGTCAATTGCATCTGGGCAATCTGCCGGGCGCCGGAGCCCGCAGCTACCTGTGCCTGCGCGGCGGCGTGCAAGTGCCGGATTATCTGGGCAGCAAAAGCACCTTCACGCTCGGTCAGTTCGGTGGCCATGGCGGACGGGCCTTGCGCGCCGGTGACGTGCTGCATCTGGCTGCCCTGACTGAGCGCAGCGCCGGGCAGACATTGGCCCCCCATCACGTCAGCGAATTACCTGCCGTGCGCCGGATCCGCGTCATCTACGGCCCTCATGGCGCGCCTGAATATTTCACTGAAAACTACATCGGTACCTTTTTCGCCACGCAATGGGAAGTGCATTTCAACTCCAGCCGCACCGGCGTGCGCCTGATCGGGCCGAAGCCAGAGTGGGTGCGCGCCGACGGTGGCGAGGCCGGTCTGCATCCGTCGAACATCCACGACAATCCCTACGCCATCGGTGCGGTGGACTTCACCGGCGACATGCCGGTGATCCTCGGCCCGGATGGCCCGAGCCTTGGCGGGTTTGTCTGCCCGGTGACGGTGATCGAAGCGGATCTCTGGCAACTGGGTCAGCTCAAGGCCGGGGACAAAGTGCAGTTCGTGCCGGTCGACCTCAAGACTGCCCGCGATCTCGCCCGCAAATGGGATGCCTGTGGGAGCTGGCTTGCCAGCGATGAGGCCCGACCAGACACCGCCCCCACATCATCACAGGCATTGGTTTCGCCTGTTGTGCTGGATTTGGGTCAGGGGGATGTGCGACTCGTGGGGCGGCTGTCCGGCGATACCCATCTGCTGCTGGAAATCGGTGCGCCGGAACTGGATCTGGTCCTGCGCTTCCGGGCCCACGCACTGATGCAGGCGCTGCAAGCCAAAGCCCTGCACGGCGTGATCGACCTGACCCCGGGCATCCGCTCGCTGCAGGTGCACTACCAGCCCGAGCAACTGCCGTTGGCCGATCTGCTCGGCATTGTCGCCGGCGAGTGGAACGCCGTGTGCAGCGCTACTGACCTGCAAGTGCCGTCGCGAATCGTCCACTTGCCCCTGTCGTGGGACGATCCGGCCTGCCAGTTGGCCATCGAGAAATACATGACCACCGTGCGCAAGGACGCGCCGTGGTGCCCGAGCAATCTGGAGTTCATCCGCCGCATCAATGACCTGCCCAACCTCGACGAAGTGCAACGCACGGTGTTCGACGCGAGCTATCTGGTGATGGGCCTCGGTGATGTGTACCTCGGCGCGCCGGTAGCCACCCCGCTCGACCCGCGCCATCGGCTGGTGACCACCAAGTACAACCCGGCACGCACCTGGACCGCCGAGAACTCGGTGGGCATCGGCGGCGCTTACATGTGCATCTACGGCATGGAAGGCCCGGGCGGATATCAGTTCGTCGGGCGTACCTTGCAGATGTGGAACCGCTATCGCGAAGTCGCCGCGTTTGACGGCAAGCCCTGGCTGCTGCGGTTTTTCGATCAGATCCGTTTCTACCCGGTCAGCGCCGACGAACTGCTGCGCATTCGCCGCGACTTTCCCCTCGGCCGCTTCGACCTGAACATCGAACACAGCCAGCTCAACCTCGCCGACTACCAGGCCTTTCTGCAACGCGAAGCCGAAAGCATCAGCGCTTTCCGGGCGCAGCAACAGGGTGCTTTCCAGGCTGAGCGCGAACGCTGGATTGCCAGCGGCCAGGCGCACTTCGACAGTGAAGAAGCCGTGCCGGACAGCAGCGAAGACACACCGCTGACCCGCGGCCAGCAGAGTATCGACAGCCACATTGCCGGCAACCTCTGGCAGGTGCAGGTCGAGGTCGGCAGTCGCGTGGCGGCCGGTGATGTGCTGGTGATTCTGGAGTCGATGAAGATGGAAATCCCCGTGCTCGCGCCCATGGCCGGGGTGGTGCAGGACATTCGCGTGCAGCCGGGATCGGCGGTACGTGCCGGACAACGGGTCGTGGTGCTGGAACTCGACTGA